From the genome of Nymphalis io chromosome 26, ilAglIoxx1.1, whole genome shotgun sequence:
AAACCTATTCATTTTGGACaaaattacaacttaatattttatgctaATAACAAGTCGCAACAATATGTAACTGTAAGGTAGGTATGTAttgttaagataaaaaaaaataattttaataatacaaacctTGCATACAAAGAGATCTACCCCGTGTTCTTCCTTCATATGTTCCTTCAGCTTCCTAACAAATCTGTACCTGACGGGGCATCTACTGCACATCTTGTATTCCATGGGATTCCGTTtccttttctttttcttctttaaaATACTTGTTTCCGGTAATTGTTTCAAAACTTCACTAAAATCATTTTTACTACTTTCTAGAGATACCAGTGTTCCGTCTTCCTGTGGCTTATAAAATGATGGTTCACCATTCTCTCccataataatcaatatattttcctCAAAGTCATCATTTATGTTCAattccattttaatttttggtTCATCTTTAGCTTTGGCCATGTCGTGTTTATTATACAGCTCTAAGTTTTTGTCGTCTGCACAACTTTGAAAAGGAAATTTATCAATATCGAAATCATATTCAAAACTATCTGGCTGTATACACGGCAAAGTTATACAAAGGGACTCTGCGGCTAGTTTTTCTGGTTCTTCTATTGAATggatttgattatttaattcctcgacataaaaattaagtaatttctcACTTTTTtgggttaataaataaaacttgtagGCCTCTGATGCTATCATAAAACAACTTgggcatattttaaatttgtgtaCTGCTGAAAgctgtaaaaattaaacaaaattgagaACTGACGCTAATTGtaccaataaattttaaataacatttaaggtaatcttttaataaattaatattatacatttttagaaaaaaaatgataatcagCACTTACTCGTATATGACAAACAACTTCTAGAATATCTGCTATACAATATTCAATGTTTTCTTTACAAACAGTGGTAAAAGCATCCTCGTAAAGATCTTCTAAAGGTAACAAACATATCCGACAAAACTTTTGCTCAAATGTACCATTTACAATATGTTTCACAAGATCTTGTAAATTTATCGACTTCGCCATTTTCATGTATCCTGAAAAAcactttataagaataaattgcTTGGCACcacatttttcattaataaaatagaatattattattaagtttttgacACAAAATTTAGAATTTACCACCGAAACTGAATTTACTATCGATGCGTTCTTGAGCATTCAATTTTGCGGTTCGTTCATGAATCCTCAGGCgccattttgattatttaagcgTATGCTAGATAAACTAATATCGCttaattttgacattataatattatagtaactaaattcgaataatatatataaagtgttgtttttattatttcagttcAAAGCAAATGATTTCATGTAACATAATTTTTCATAAGGCttgaactaattttataaaaagcatttatttacaattctattactaaaattttaaatctggctttaattaataatattttataacaataaacatattGTTAAAGACCAGAAAAAAattcgaaaaataataataaataatattatgtaattgaaaagaatttttttttaaacgactaAGTTTTAACgtaattttgtttatagaaatactttgttttattaaaatttatttatttctagataattaagtattaagtCTGTAAAAACtgctgtatatattttaatttactttgtagaataagctttattttattatgttacataGTGTTATCTAGAGCATAGCAATAAAGAtctatatgaattaaaaaagtagTTGTCAAAATTAACATAACtttgcaaaaaaatatgtttacgttgacttttatttattatgataatagtttgtgaatatttcaaaattaagaataatttttacatttaaaaatatttcaagttaaGATTTCCTATAGTTCATTGTATATTTGTTGAAACCTAATTATATAGGTTCGAAAATAGTTGAATGCAGGAGTAATTAACCTcgacgttaaaaaaaaatatttcttatttcaatGGATTATTGGTTTATAGCAAAAGCAAAACCCAAAAAAACGGCTCAAAGTTGGTTCGATGCAACGGTTATAATGTACTACTTCGTACTATTTTGTGGTAACTTAAAGACAGGTATAATcacctaatatattttaattttgttattaattatttacatatttattaagttgTAACTAGTGAATTGTTAATGACTTAGTCTTTATTCAACATGTAAcagaatttaattttcaaaaacaaagtagtacataatattttctaaactaaatgaacaaaactaaaatatgatataatattatattatattttatcaattcttGAAATCAAGaacaaaatgataattattgcaCCTAACGCAAATTTGTACACATTCTATTCAGAtctatatcttatttttattatttttaaaaggagTGCAGTAGAGAA
Proteins encoded in this window:
- the LOC126778480 gene encoding zinc finger protein 141-like isoform X2; translated protein: MKMAKSINLQDLVKHIVNGTFEQKFCRICLLPLEDLYEDAFTTVCKENIEYCIADILEVVCHIRLSAVHKFKICPSCFMIASEAYKFYLLTQKSEKLLNFYVEELNNQIHSIEEPEKLAAESLCITLPCIQPDSFEYDFDIDKFPFQSCADDKNLELYNKHDMAKAKDEPKIKMELNINDDFEENILIIMGENGEPSFYKPQEDGTLVSLESSKNDFSEVLKQLPETSILKKKKKRKRNPMEYKMCSRCPVRYRFVRKLKEHMKEEHGVDLFVCKVCQAIIEDEQEFNNHLQTHTGIHTCAICNTVFKKRETIIAHFKWHEEMKNMSKLEGAHICEICGLILKSAEHLKEHNEKKHVKKYTCYYCGRMYKGEISFEMHIKKHEMNNDIKRNPSQIKSEAIKKKRKFTCPTCGRDFVDERALLWHERLHTNERPYVCDVCGRGFVSLNRRNQHAVCAHTAPARRCPLCPALFHLRSMVNTHIKKVHLKAHKRRNRTSKHQNVFWKTETVPIQELSVSIQNEILELQAAHNDAIQTPKW
- the LOC126778480 gene encoding zinc finger protein 141-like isoform X1, whose protein sequence is MLKNASIVNSVSVCFSGYMKMAKSINLQDLVKHIVNGTFEQKFCRICLLPLEDLYEDAFTTVCKENIEYCIADILEVVCHIRLSAVHKFKICPSCFMIASEAYKFYLLTQKSEKLLNFYVEELNNQIHSIEEPEKLAAESLCITLPCIQPDSFEYDFDIDKFPFQSCADDKNLELYNKHDMAKAKDEPKIKMELNINDDFEENILIIMGENGEPSFYKPQEDGTLVSLESSKNDFSEVLKQLPETSILKKKKKRKRNPMEYKMCSRCPVRYRFVRKLKEHMKEEHGVDLFVCKVCQAIIEDEQEFNNHLQTHTGIHTCAICNTVFKKRETIIAHFKWHEEMKNMSKLEGAHICEICGLILKSAEHLKEHNEKKHVKKYTCYYCGRMYKGEISFEMHIKKHEMNNDIKRNPSQIKSEAIKKKRKFTCPTCGRDFVDERALLWHERLHTNERPYVCDVCGRGFVSLNRRNQHAVCAHTAPARRCPLCPALFHLRSMVNTHIKKVHLKAHKRRNRTSKHQNVFWKTETVPIQELSVSIQNEILELQAAHNDAIQTPKW